AGCATTGGTCGCTGTCAAGCGCGTGGTGGATTACAACGTCAAGGTCCGCGTCAAGTCGGACAACACCGGCGTGGACATCGCAAACGTCAAGATGAGCATGAACCCCTTTGACGAAATCGCCGTGGAAGAGGCGGTGCGACTGAAGGAAAAGGGTGTTGTGACCGAGATCGTCGCCGTGTCCTGCGGCCCGACCCAGGCTCAGGAAACCCTGCGTACCGCCATGGCCATCGGCGCCGACCGCGGCATTCTGGTCGAAACCGGCGAAGAACTGCAGCCCCTGGCCGTGGCCAAGCTGCTCAAGGCCGTGCAGGACAAGGAGCAGGCGCAGGTGATCATCCTGGGCAAGCAGGCAATCGACGACGACGCCAACCAGACCGGCCAGATGCTGGCTGCCCTGGCCGACCTGCCCCAGGCAGCGTTTGCCAGCAAGGTCGAACTGGC
The DNA window shown above is from Brachymonas denitrificans and carries:
- a CDS encoding electron transfer flavoprotein subunit beta/FixA family protein translates to MKALVAVKRVVDYNVKVRVKSDNTGVDIANVKMSMNPFDEIAVEEAVRLKEKGVVTEIVAVSCGPTQAQETLRTAMAIGADRGILVETGEELQPLAVAKLLKAVQDKEQAQVIILGKQAIDDDANQTGQMLAALADLPQAAFASKVELADGKATVTREVDGGLETITVGLPAVITADLRLNEPRYVTLPNIMKAKKKPIDTMKPEDLGVDVAPRLKTVKVSEPAARSAGIKVPDVATLVDKLKNTAKVL